In a single window of the Papaver somniferum cultivar HN1 chromosome 8, ASM357369v1, whole genome shotgun sequence genome:
- the LOC113303805 gene encoding nitronate monooxygenase-like → MGFTGASALGWDNGIVLAPMGADISGSKLVAAVANAGGIGLLASPVNMYEMTLKLIKDTKKLTTKPFGAGILLGFEQTNTTVKAIFEEKLACMQVYWGDYTKEMVDEAHKNGVKVLHQLGSVADAEKAIAAGVDCIIAQGVEAGGHVIGNVSVIALVPRIVDLVGDRNISVVAAGSIADPRGFVAALALGAKGVCMGTRFIATKESYANDYYKQQLLHYTEADTDYTDLYSRATWTAPTRVLNTPFHQKWKPVPQDVSNNEEQPIVGYSIIHGGETILRRFAGQVANQTTAGELENMVMYGGQGVGLVTQILPAGDIIKSFIEGAQKIIKELGGRSQVKPIKAVVLLKSTEGVTGTIYFTQEGDGPTNVTGSISGLKPGLHGFHIHALGDTTNGCMSTGPHFNPAGKDHGAPEDETRHAGDLGNLIVGKDGKVEVKIVDKQIPLTGPNSIIGRAVVVHADPDDLGKGGHELSKTTGNAGARIACGIIGLQAN, encoded by the exons ATGGGTTTCACTGGCGCTAGCGCTCTAGGATGGGACAATGGCATCGTATTGGCACCAATGGGAGCCGACATATCTGGATCAAAACTTGTTGCAGCTGTGGCCAATGCCGGAGGCATTGGTTTATTAGCTAGCCCAGTT AATATGTATGAAATGACTCTGAAATTGATCAAGGATACTAAGAAGCTCACAACTAAGCCTTTTGGAGCTGGCATTCTGTTGGGATTCGAGCAAACCAATACCACCGTCAAGGCCATTTTTGAGGAAAAGCTTGCATGCATGCAAGTTTATTGGGGAGACTATACCAAAGAAATGGTGGATGAAGCACATAAAAATGGAGTCAAGGTCTTGCACCAGTTAGGTTCAGTTGCTGACGCAGAAAAAGCAATTGCTGCAGGTGTTGATTGTATCATTGCACAAGGTGTGGAAGCTGGAGGACATGTTATTGGGA ATGTTAGTGTAATTGCCTTGGTTCCTAGAATTGTGGATTTAGTCGGCGACAGGAATATTTCAGTTGTTGCTGCTGGATCCATCGCTGACCCTCGTGGATTTGTCGCTGCCCTAGCGCTTGGAGCTAAAGGTGTTTGTATGGGAACAAG GTTCATAGCTACAAAGGAATCGTATGCAAATGACTACTACAAGCAACAATTGCTTCATTACACCGAAGCCGATACGGACTACACTGATCTATATAGCCGTGCCACTTGGACCGCACCGACTCGTGTTCTTAATACACCTTTCCATCAAAAATGGAAACCAGTACCGCAAGACGTCTCGAACAATGAAGAACAACCAATCGTTGGTTACTCTATAATTCATGGAGGG gaaacGATTCTACGTCGGTTTGCCGGACAAGTAGCAAACCAGACCACCGCCGGGGAACTTGAAAACATGGTCATGTATGGAGGACAGGGTGTCGGACTTGTGACTCAAATCCTTCCTGCTGgtgacatcattaagagtttcaTTGAGGGTGCTCAAAAGATCATTAAGGAGCTTGGTGGCAG ATCACAGGTAAAACCGATTAAAGCCGTCGTCCTTCTTAAAAGCACTGAAGGTGTCACCGGCACCATCTACTTTACTCAAGAAGGGGATG ggcCAACCAATGTAACTGGAAGTATCTCTGGTCTTAAACCTGGACTTCACGGTTTCCATATACATGCCCTTGGCGACACAACAAATGGTTGTATGTCAACTG GACCTCATTTTAATCCTGCTGGCAAAGACCATGGTGCTCCTGAAGATGAAACCCGTCATGCTGGTGATCTTGGAAATCTCATCGTTGGGAAAGATG GGAAAGTTGAGGTGAAGATTGTCGACAAGCAG ATTCCACTTACTGGACCAAATTCCATTATCGGAAGGGCTGTTGTTGTACATGCTGACCCTGATGATCTTGGAAAGG GTGGGCATGAACTGAGCAAGACCACTGGTAATGCTGGTGCAAGAATCGCTTGTG GTATTATCGGTCTTCAGGCTAATTGA